A genomic segment from Aegilops tauschii subsp. strangulata cultivar AL8/78 chromosome 1, Aet v6.0, whole genome shotgun sequence encodes:
- the LOC109748878 gene encoding putative disease resistance protein At1g50180, translated as MAESAVKAIVGNVSNLAVQETTLLCGVNLEVECLKNELERLKWYLKSADAKWRSGDDRVATWVSQIRAVSYEAENVIEVADYMGKRNRLKKGFLGAISRYAHLPGDLITLHKVGVEIKRVRRKLDEIFQSAERLKFNLDSSVVDKVHLDGDSQQEYGLMYENIEDDFVMIGFEDEYEEIVDKLVDTEKDLSVVSIVAMGGAGKTTLARKVYSSSIVEQHFEKIAWVTVSEKYKGIDLMKDIMKQIMGTRGDSLEQMEEYEVGKKTHDFLLHKRYLVVLDDVWETDTWDQINRKVKAFPNASNGSRVLLTTRKEDVANHIQMPTHVHHLKKLDEDESWKLFNSKALPSYIRRTIIDVYEFEELGRNLARKCDGLPLALAVLGGYLSRNLNTQTWCDILLDWPSTKNRQMMREILARSYKDLANHHLRSCYLYFAAFPEDYKISVLALIEVWIAEKFIPHLPNHKLEETAHKYVLELAQRNLVQVIERSEVHGCILTVRIHDILRDWCIEEARQDGFLDVINKTAGQGGPSSSNTMISYRSSVQNLNGDLICHESISNSARTLVVFRIPSVSFSNQLKLLRVLHMEDSSLENFSKIIGGCIYLRYLRLRRCKGVTLPSSIGQLIYLETIDLKCTQMDSVVPKSLWDIPTLRHVYLGNEFSPPRSLRHKELQTFELYLTRAKTKYRRHNMVIFLGQMNQLTTFSWAISRIPSEVINIFANMPHLVDIYLNKFSVLKTIPAKFPQSLRCLVLFADIIEQDPMPILEKLPSLVVLELSGYRGRIMSCSAKGFHRMQSLKLDEFSIEEWRMDVGSMPRLSHLALRRCRQIGKLPEGLLHVRLLIGDIELFNVPRITEDDNTLYELQRRGWKVKRSP; from the exons ATGGCCGAGTCTGCCGTTAAGGCCATCGTCGGGAACGTGAGCAACCTTGCCGTTCAGGAGACCACCCTGCTATGTGGAGTCAACCTTGAAGTGGAGTGCCTGAAAAATGAGCTGGAGCGACTGAAGTGGTACCTGAAATCTGCCGATGCTAAATGGAGATCAGGAGATGACCGTGTGGCTACCTGGGTCAGCCAGATCAGGGCCGTCTCATATGAGGCTGAGAATGTCATCGAGGTCGCTGATTACATGGGCAAGAGAAACAGGCTCAAGAAGGGCTTCTTGGGTGCCATCTCAAGGTATGCTCACTTACCCGGTGACTTGATCACTCTTCACAAAGTCGGTGTTGAAATCAAGCGTGTAAGAAGGAAGCTCGATGAGATATTTCAAAGCGCAGAACGTTTGAAATTTAATTTAGACAGTAGTGTTGTTGACAAGGTTCACTTAGATGGTGATTCTCAACAAGAGTATGGTCTTATGTACGAAAACATTGAAGATGATTTTGTGATGATTGGTTTTGAAGATGAATACGAAGAAATAGTTGATAAGTTAGTTGACACAGAGAAGGATCTTAGTGTTGTCTCCATAGTTGCCATGGGTGGTGCGGGAAAAACAACACTTGCTAGAAAAGTCTACTCTTCATCTATAGTTGAACAACACTTTGAGAAAATTGCCTGGGTGACTGTATCTGAAAAGTATAAGGGCATTGATTTAATGAAGGATATTATGAAACAAATAATGGGGACAAGGGGTGATTCACTTGAACAAATGGAAGAGTATGAGGTGGGAAAGAAAACCCATGACTTTCTCTTGCATAAAAGATACTTGGTAGTTCTCGATGATGTGTGGGAAACCGACACATGGGACCAAATAAACAGAAAGGTCAAAGCCTTTCCAAATGCAAGTAATGGCAGTAGAGTACTCTTAACCACTCGAAAGGAAGATGTCGCAAATCATATACAAATGCCAACCCATGTTCATCATTTGAAGAAGTTAGACGAAGATGAAAGTTGGAAACTTTTTAACAGCAAAGCTCTACCATCATACATAAGGAGAACAATAATTGATGTGTATGAGTTTGAAGAACTAGGGAGAAACCTTGCAAGAAAATGTGATGGATTACCTCTTGCCCTTGCGGTTTTGGGAGGCTATCTATCAAGGAATCTAAACACACAAACATGGTGTGATATACTCTTGGATTGGCCATCAACCAAGAATAGACAGATGATGCGAGAAATACTAGCTCGCAGTTACAAAGACCTGGCAAATCATCACTTGAGATCGTGTTACCTCTATTTTGCCGCTTTTCCAGAAGATTACAAAATATCTGTGTTGGCTCTTATTGAAGTATGGATAGCAGAAAAATTCATTCCGCATTTACCAAATCATAAACTAGAAGAAACAGCACATAAGTATGTACTCGAGTTGGCTCAGAGAAACTTGGTCCAAGTTATTGAGAGAAGTGAGGTACATGGATGCATTCTAACAGTAAGAATTCATGACATTCTACGTGACTGGTGCATAGAAGAAGCAAGGCAAGATGGTTTTCTTGATGTCATCAACAAAACTGCAG GACAAGGTGGTCCATCTTCATCTAATACCATGATATCATATCGTTCTTCTGTCCAAAACTTGAATGGCGATCTAATTTGCCATGAAAGCATATCTAATTCAGCACGAACACTTGTTGTCTTTAGAATTCCTTCAGTATCCTTTTCCAACCAGCTAAAATTGTTGAGGGTTCTTCATATGGAAGATTCTAGTCTGGAAAATTTCTCTAAGATAATTGGTGGGTGCATTTACCTAAGATACCTCAGGCTTAGAAGATGCAAAGGTGTGACATTGCCTTCTTCAATAGGACAACTCATTTACTTGGAGACTATAGATCTAAAATGCACACAAATGGACTCGGTAGTACCAAAGTCCCTCTGGGATATCCCTACTCTAAGGCATGTTTATCTTGGAAATGAGTTTTCCCCACCAAGGAGTCTGCGACATAAAGAGCTCCAGACCTTTGAGTTATATCTTACGCGTGCCAAAACTAAATACCGACGTCATAACATGGTTATTTTTTTGGGCCAGATGAATCAACTAACGACCTTCTCTTGGGCGATTAGCCGTATCCCATCAGAAGTGATTAACATATTTGCAAACATGCCTCATCTTGTCGATATTTATCTCAACAAATTTAGTGTGCTCAAGACGATCCCCGCTAAGTTCCCACAAAGCCTACGGTGTCTTGTTCTATTTGCTGATATCATTGAACAAGATCCGATGCCAATCTTGGAGAAGCTTCCATCTCTTGTGGTGCTGGAGTTATCCGGATATCGTGGCCGAATCATGTCATGCTCTGCCAAAGGGTTTCATCGCATGCAATCGCTAAaacttgatgagttctccattgaGGAGTGGCGGATGGATGTTGGGTCGATGCCAAGGCTCTCCCACCTTGCACTACGGAGATGCAGGCAGATAGGGAAGCTCCCCGAGGGTTTGTTGCATGTTCGGCTCCTCATAGGTGATATTGAACTGTTCAATGTGCCTCGGATTACCGAAGATGATAATACATTGTATGAGCTGCAAAGGAGAGGATGGAAG GTGAAACGTTCACCGTGA